The following proteins are co-located in the Candidatus Planktophila lacus genome:
- a CDS encoding AMP-dependent synthetase/ligase yields the protein MNEITIPALVPAASTGNLTNLIAERAWFEPNRTMLSRPLGDGWQKVSAKELEEEVRATAKGLIAAGIQIGDRVAIMARTRYEWTILDFAIWFAGGCVVPIYETSSAEQVDWILSDSGAVGLIVETPTHRELVNTVLPSHTKHIWTMTEDVLSVLAAAGAHIGDDEIDRRRNALLPDTLATLIYTSGTTGKPKGVQLTHGNFLSECGNVVEGASNLFLKPGGSTLLFLPVAHVFGRMVQIGAIRAGLHLAHCSDPVGRLQPDLASFKPTFVLAVPRIFEKVYNGAEAKADAAGKGKIFRKAADVAIAYSEAMDKRGFNPLLTLKHALFDKLVFSKIRAALGGNVEAAISGGAPLGSRLGHFYRGAGVTIYEGYGLTETTAGATLNMTGAIKVGSVGKPIPGTSVKIADDGEVLIRGPIVMRGYWQNDEANAEVFTEDRWFKSGDLGKIDEDGFLSIVGRKKELIVTAGGKNVAPAVLEDRLRAHSLVSQCVVVGDNQPFIAALVTIDQEALKGWIAANKKDGATVATLTQDPDLISVIQTAVDEANKAVSKAESIRKFTILPTDFTIAGGQLTAKLSIKRHVVAQEFAKEISELFAK from the coding sequence ATGAACGAGATCACAATCCCAGCACTTGTCCCTGCGGCATCGACCGGAAACCTAACTAACTTAATTGCAGAACGCGCTTGGTTTGAACCCAACCGCACAATGCTTTCACGTCCCCTAGGAGATGGATGGCAGAAGGTTTCTGCAAAAGAGTTAGAGGAAGAAGTCCGCGCAACTGCGAAGGGTTTAATCGCCGCCGGAATTCAAATCGGTGATCGCGTCGCAATTATGGCGCGCACACGTTACGAATGGACGATTCTTGATTTTGCAATTTGGTTCGCAGGTGGATGCGTTGTTCCTATCTATGAAACATCTTCAGCCGAGCAAGTAGATTGGATTCTTTCCGATTCTGGCGCTGTTGGTTTAATCGTTGAAACTCCAACTCACCGCGAGCTAGTTAACACAGTTCTTCCTTCTCACACCAAACATATTTGGACTATGACCGAGGATGTTCTATCGGTTCTTGCCGCAGCTGGCGCTCACATTGGTGATGATGAGATCGATCGCCGCCGCAACGCCTTGCTTCCAGATACTCTCGCAACTCTAATCTACACATCTGGAACAACTGGTAAGCCAAAGGGCGTTCAACTAACTCACGGCAACTTCTTATCTGAGTGCGGAAATGTTGTTGAAGGCGCAAGTAATCTCTTCTTAAAGCCAGGTGGATCAACCCTTCTCTTCTTGCCAGTTGCCCACGTATTCGGTCGCATGGTTCAGATCGGTGCGATTCGTGCTGGGCTTCACTTGGCGCATTGCAGCGACCCAGTTGGCAGATTGCAACCAGATCTCGCATCATTTAAGCCAACCTTCGTTCTCGCTGTGCCTCGTATCTTCGAAAAGGTTTACAACGGAGCAGAAGCAAAGGCTGATGCAGCTGGTAAAGGAAAGATCTTCCGTAAAGCAGCAGATGTCGCAATTGCATATAGCGAAGCGATGGATAAGCGTGGATTCAATCCGCTGCTCACTCTCAAGCATGCACTTTTCGACAAGTTGGTATTTTCAAAGATTCGCGCCGCCCTTGGTGGAAATGTAGAAGCAGCGATTTCAGGAGGTGCACCACTTGGAAGTCGTCTCGGGCACTTTTATCGTGGCGCTGGTGTAACAATTTATGAAGGTTACGGATTAACTGAGACGACTGCGGGCGCAACTTTGAATATGACTGGTGCGATTAAAGTTGGGTCTGTTGGAAAACCTATTCCAGGAACTTCCGTCAAGATCGCCGATGATGGTGAAGTTCTAATCAGAGGACCAATCGTGATGCGCGGATACTGGCAGAACGATGAAGCAAATGCCGAAGTTTTCACCGAAGATCGCTGGTTTAAATCAGGTGACCTCGGCAAGATCGATGAAGATGGCTTCCTTTCAATTGTTGGACGCAAGAAAGAGCTAATCGTTACTGCGGGTGGAAAGAACGTAGCGCCAGCAGTCCTGGAAGATCGTCTGCGCGCCCATTCACTCGTAAGTCAATGCGTTGTAGTCGGTGATAACCAACCATTTATCGCAGCGCTAGTGACCATCGATCAAGAAGCGCTTAAAGGTTGGATTGCCGCCAATAAGAAAGATGGAGCAACAGTCGCAACGTTGACCCAAGATCCTGATCTAATTTCAGTGATTCAGACAGCGGTCGATGAAGCCAATAAAGCGGTGAGTAAAGCCGAATCAATTCGCAAATTCACGATCCTTCCGACAGATTTCACAATCGCAGGCGGCCAATTGACGGCAAAGCTTTCAATTAAGCGACATGTGGTTGCACAGGAGTTTGCTAAGGAGATTTCTGAGCTCTTCGCTAAGTGA
- a CDS encoding sensor histidine kinase has translation MSNPARLELARDLHDGIAQDLVALGYELDLLLGTTESTVESRREIRVLRFKVDDLISKVRREMYALRDPQVTTFQDALSQLINEICGDLQVTQTISHFSIPNSYQPELKAIATELLRNVKAHSRASHIEVLLKGVENRTYLEVSDNGVGGAQVNTSGLGRLGLMGVKERVEQLHGQLKIISTENGTRIKVVL, from the coding sequence GTGAGTAACCCAGCACGACTTGAACTAGCGCGCGATCTTCACGATGGCATAGCGCAAGATCTGGTTGCTCTCGGGTACGAATTAGATCTGCTCTTGGGAACAACTGAATCAACGGTTGAATCACGTCGTGAAATTCGCGTACTGCGCTTTAAGGTCGATGATCTCATCTCGAAAGTTAGGCGCGAGATGTATGCACTGCGCGATCCTCAAGTAACCACTTTCCAGGATGCGCTCAGCCAGTTGATTAACGAAATTTGTGGTGATCTACAAGTTACGCAGACCATCAGCCATTTCTCTATTCCCAATTCCTACCAGCCTGAATTAAAAGCGATCGCGACAGAGTTGCTTCGCAACGTAAAGGCTCACTCTAGGGCTAGCCATATTGAAGTCCTTTTAAAAGGAGTTGAAAATCGCACCTACTTAGAGGTTAGCGATAATGGAGTTGGAGGTGCGCAGGTGAATACCTCAGGTTTAGGACGTTTAGGTTTAATGGGCGTTAAAGAGCGCGTTGAACAACTTCACGGACAGTTAAAGATTATCTCTACTGAGAACGGAACCCGCATAAAAGTAGTTCTGTGA
- a CDS encoding response regulator, whose protein sequence is MSDAVAPPRILVVDDHSAVRAGLARAIEEAQMVCCATAASKSEAMAQLAHTDPDAMVVDLNLPDGSGLDLIRWARKNSKEIAIVMLTMSDNESDLIAAMTAGASGYVKKSAPLSELISVLKRALLAPNSFTASNIVSALKTVSAAKLLTQREVEVLRAIAGVGDIRELAQRLYISESTFKTHLTSIYRKLEVTNRLAAIRVGIESGII, encoded by the coding sequence GTGAGTGATGCAGTAGCACCACCACGAATATTGGTAGTTGATGATCATTCAGCTGTTCGTGCCGGCCTGGCCCGCGCCATTGAAGAAGCGCAGATGGTCTGTTGTGCTACGGCAGCAAGTAAATCTGAAGCGATGGCGCAGCTAGCGCATACCGATCCGGATGCGATGGTTGTCGATTTGAACCTACCCGATGGCAGCGGTTTGGATCTGATTCGTTGGGCTCGAAAGAATTCAAAGGAGATTGCAATTGTAATGCTCACTATGAGCGATAACGAAAGCGATCTAATTGCCGCAATGACCGCTGGCGCCAGCGGATATGTTAAGAAAAGCGCCCCGCTTTCAGAGTTGATCTCCGTCCTAAAGAGAGCGCTACTTGCACCAAACTCATTTACCGCATCCAACATAGTCTCTGCGCTTAAGACAGTATCGGCTGCGAAGTTGTTAACCCAACGAGAAGTTGAAGTTCTGCGAGCAATTGCAGGCGTTGGAGATATCCGTGAACTCGCACAGCGGCTGTATATATCTGAATCAACGTTTAAGACGCATTTAACTTCAATTTATCGAAAACTTGAGGTCACAAATAGACTTGCTGCAATAAGAGTTGGAATTGAATCAGGAATTATTTAA
- a CDS encoding glycosyltransferase family 4 protein, with protein MSELTLGKILCITNDFGPRAGGIETFVMGLIERAPKGSIIVYTSAQGDTTSYDQGWMRDFGVEVIRDRSKILLPTPRVIRNVKKVIARDSIKQVFFGAAAPLGVMARSLRKKGVVNIVALTHGHEVWWAKLWPFSSAISFIGNNVDHLTYLGDFTKGEIAKALSPKAKLRLTKIAPGIDTDHFAPDSTSEQLRKDLGLADKKVIVSVGRLVHRKGQDILIQSLPAILEKHPTAHILMVGEGPYRKDLTKMVLKLKLSDAVTFIGRIKYKDLPRYICAGDIFAMPSRSRLAGLEVEGLGIVYLEASSCALPVIAGRSGGAPDAVDEGVTGFSVDGTSPTEVSKALIKLFDDPISAKAMGAAGRSWIIEKWRWEIWAKEFNSLFK; from the coding sequence ATGTCTGAACTTACTTTAGGGAAAATTCTCTGCATCACAAATGACTTTGGTCCCCGCGCCGGCGGCATCGAAACCTTTGTTATGGGTCTGATTGAACGCGCGCCCAAAGGATCAATAATTGTCTATACCTCCGCGCAGGGTGACACAACTTCTTATGATCAAGGATGGATGCGAGATTTTGGCGTTGAGGTAATTCGCGATCGTTCCAAGATTTTGCTTCCGACTCCACGAGTAATCCGAAACGTGAAGAAAGTTATCGCGCGTGATTCGATCAAACAGGTATTTTTCGGAGCGGCGGCTCCTCTTGGAGTCATGGCTCGAAGTCTGCGCAAAAAAGGCGTTGTAAATATCGTCGCGCTAACCCATGGACATGAAGTCTGGTGGGCAAAGTTGTGGCCATTCTCGTCAGCGATATCTTTTATTGGCAATAACGTTGATCATCTGACCTATCTTGGCGATTTTACAAAGGGTGAAATTGCTAAAGCGCTTTCGCCAAAAGCCAAGTTAAGGCTTACCAAGATTGCACCGGGTATCGATACTGATCACTTTGCTCCAGATTCAACATCTGAGCAATTACGGAAAGATTTGGGTCTAGCCGATAAGAAGGTAATTGTTAGCGTAGGTCGACTTGTGCACCGTAAAGGCCAAGATATTTTGATTCAATCACTGCCCGCTATCTTAGAAAAACATCCGACGGCGCATATTTTGATGGTTGGAGAAGGACCTTACCGAAAAGACCTTACAAAGATGGTTCTGAAACTAAAATTATCGGATGCAGTGACATTTATTGGACGTATCAAATATAAAGATTTACCCCGTTACATATGTGCTGGCGATATCTTTGCAATGCCTTCGAGATCACGGTTAGCCGGCCTTGAAGTAGAGGGCCTCGGAATTGTTTATTTAGAGGCAAGTTCCTGCGCCTTGCCAGTGATCGCAGGACGTTCTGGGGGAGCACCTGATGCCGTTGATGAAGGTGTTACTGGATTTAGCGTTGATGGAACCTCACCAACAGAAGTCTCTAAGGCGCTAATCAAATTGTTTGATGATCCAATAAGTGCGAAGGCGATGGGAGCGGCCGGTCGCAGTTGGATCATAGAAAAATGGCGCTGGGAGATTTGGGCAAAGGAATTTAACTCGTTGTTTAAATAA
- a CDS encoding C40 family peptidase, with protein sequence MFTSKRSLAALISAIISLVAPLLTAPSAGAAQTLAQVQARVRQLEEEATTAAEGAQEAKVKLASLNGQLQGIQAKAAVQSQSVAALSKSLNAIAVEQFKTGGLSQSLELLFSSDPALYLSAAGSLEAITRKKSVELRKFQAAKQRLTATSLTVSDKLALVKATQKKLAAQSARAIAKLAEAESLLSKLKKEDRERLARLAQEEEDADQASSLAAAKTAGAVSGRAGKALQFALKQIGDKYVFGADGMTYWDCSGLTMRAFQTAGVSLPHSSRAQFNYGKSVKRSNLAPGDLIFFGRPISHVGIYLGGGKMVHAPRSGSRVKVASASNLGRKPFVGARRL encoded by the coding sequence ATGTTTACTTCAAAGCGCTCTTTGGCGGCTCTAATCAGCGCGATTATCTCGCTGGTTGCCCCGTTGCTTACCGCGCCTAGCGCTGGCGCTGCCCAAACTTTGGCGCAGGTTCAGGCGCGCGTTCGCCAACTTGAAGAAGAAGCCACAACTGCTGCAGAAGGCGCTCAGGAAGCAAAAGTTAAATTAGCCTCGCTAAATGGACAGCTTCAAGGCATCCAGGCGAAGGCTGCGGTGCAAAGTCAGAGCGTTGCTGCTCTCTCTAAATCTCTTAACGCGATCGCTGTTGAGCAGTTTAAAACCGGTGGGTTAAGTCAGAGCCTAGAACTTCTCTTCTCATCAGATCCAGCGCTCTACCTTTCGGCAGCAGGATCGCTAGAAGCAATTACCCGTAAGAAATCGGTAGAGCTTCGAAAGTTTCAAGCAGCCAAACAACGCCTTACCGCAACTTCGCTAACAGTCAGCGACAAACTCGCGCTAGTTAAAGCAACCCAGAAAAAATTGGCTGCGCAAAGCGCGCGCGCAATTGCGAAGTTGGCAGAGGCCGAATCGCTCTTATCAAAGTTAAAGAAGGAAGATCGCGAACGTTTAGCCAGGCTTGCGCAAGAAGAGGAAGATGCTGACCAAGCATCGTCACTTGCCGCCGCAAAGACAGCCGGAGCAGTTTCAGGACGAGCTGGAAAGGCGCTGCAATTTGCCTTGAAGCAGATCGGTGACAAATATGTTTTCGGCGCCGATGGCATGACCTATTGGGATTGCTCAGGGCTGACCATGCGTGCATTCCAGACCGCAGGCGTTTCTCTGCCGCACTCATCGCGCGCTCAATTTAACTATGGAAAATCGGTTAAGCGTTCAAATCTTGCTCCAGGCGATCTCATATTCTTTGGTCGACCAATCTCGCACGTTGGAATCTATTTGGGTGGCGGAAAGATGGTGCATGCACCTCGATCTGGTTCGCGTGTGAAAGTCGCAAGCGCATCTAACTTGGGAAGAAAACCATTCGTCGGCGCACGCAGACTCTAA
- a CDS encoding dihydrofolate reductase family protein, producing the protein MAVFATLVTGSDGSTTKGGSSRAITSGADRTEFLTRRRTADFILIGGKTARSEPYHRTPVPVVIASRSMVNALADNRDAHWWNCSPSAALDRGIKKFGSNVLVEGGATFIFELISNRALDGIYLSVTPESGGEAKIDYQELLAKFSEVTSREVDGTQFFEARDLMA; encoded by the coding sequence ATGGCCGTCTTCGCAACTCTGGTTACCGGAAGCGATGGCTCAACGACAAAAGGTGGCTCATCGCGCGCGATCACCAGCGGGGCAGATCGCACTGAATTTCTGACTCGCCGGCGCACCGCAGATTTCATCTTAATCGGAGGCAAAACGGCTCGAAGCGAGCCGTATCACCGCACCCCCGTCCCGGTTGTTATTGCTTCTCGTTCCATGGTCAACGCCCTTGCCGATAACCGGGATGCGCATTGGTGGAATTGCTCACCAAGTGCGGCGCTAGATCGCGGCATAAAGAAGTTTGGCAGCAATGTTTTGGTGGAAGGCGGCGCCACCTTCATCTTCGAACTAATTAGCAATCGCGCATTAGATGGAATTTATCTCAGCGTTACGCCAGAGAGTGGCGGCGAAGCCAAAATTGATTATCAAGAACTCCTTGCCAAGTTCTCAGAAGTCACCAGTCGCGAAGTTGATGGAACGCAATTTTTTGAGGCGCGGGACTTAATGGCCTAG
- a CDS encoding DMT family transporter, translated as MATFLALLSSALWGTADYHGGKLSKSHPAIAVLGVTQAIGLIFGIGLVIVTGDYSADAFGPDGYFFPGALAGVLGYLGLICLYAGLSTGRMGVVSPISGLSALIPVGYAFFVKGDRLSLILSIGAALAIVGAFLASGPEISQGLPLKPLFLALGAAGGFGTALTFMAIGSQGSALMTMVMMRLTTLFVSLGIFARYKTLGGLNFKQSPILIFIGVADFLANLLLGVATTKGNLTLAMVLGALYPIFTALLAYQFLHERLHKVQYIGIAAAVAGVAIISAF; from the coding sequence ATGGCAACTTTTTTAGCCCTTCTCTCAAGCGCTCTTTGGGGAACTGCGGATTATCACGGTGGCAAGTTAAGTAAGAGCCATCCAGCGATCGCAGTGCTCGGAGTAACCCAAGCAATCGGTTTAATTTTTGGAATTGGTTTGGTAATTGTTACTGGAGATTATTCTGCAGATGCATTTGGCCCTGATGGTTATTTCTTTCCCGGAGCACTTGCCGGAGTTCTTGGATATCTAGGGTTAATTTGTTTATATGCGGGACTTTCTACTGGTCGCATGGGAGTCGTATCTCCAATCAGCGGTTTAAGCGCCTTGATTCCTGTCGGCTATGCCTTCTTTGTAAAAGGAGATCGCCTTTCTTTAATTCTAAGTATTGGCGCTGCACTTGCAATCGTCGGCGCTTTCTTAGCGAGTGGACCAGAAATTTCTCAAGGACTTCCGCTGAAGCCGCTATTTCTAGCCCTTGGCGCAGCAGGTGGTTTCGGTACTGCACTTACTTTTATGGCGATTGGTTCGCAAGGCAGCGCTCTTATGACGATGGTGATGATGCGTTTAACAACGTTATTCGTTTCATTAGGAATCTTTGCAAGATATAAAACTTTAGGCGGCTTGAACTTTAAACAGAGCCCGATTTTGATCTTTATCGGTGTTGCAGATTTCTTAGCAAATTTACTTTTGGGGGTTGCAACGACAAAGGGCAATTTAACTCTGGCAATGGTTCTTGGCGCGCTCTATCCGATCTTTACCGCGTTACTTGCATACCAGTTCTTACATGAACGACTTCATAAAGTTCAGTACATCGGAATTGCAGCTGCGGTTGCAGGCGTTGCCATAATTTCAGCCTTCTAG
- a CDS encoding DUF3000 domain-containing protein yields MDLNQFNRMIEHLRTATPRAEIILEEVPAPQKLATYSFAFTADVSNGLLGDDEDEVASGRFVLLHEPGGQETWEGEFRCVTFLSADVDEAMQDDPLLPEVGWSWLLDSLSAVGCEFNAPSGTVTRVSSASFGKLSPRNDQSEIEIRASWSPIIKESAEMIKHIDAWCNLLGEVAGLPPIVEGVAPISAARRRV; encoded by the coding sequence GTGGATTTAAACCAATTTAATCGCATGATCGAGCATCTGCGCACCGCTACACCGCGCGCTGAGATCATCTTGGAAGAAGTCCCAGCACCTCAAAAATTAGCTACTTACTCTTTTGCATTTACCGCAGATGTATCAAATGGTTTGCTCGGTGATGATGAAGATGAAGTTGCATCTGGTCGCTTTGTTTTGCTGCACGAACCCGGTGGGCAAGAGACCTGGGAAGGTGAATTTCGCTGCGTTACATTTTTAAGTGCAGATGTAGATGAGGCGATGCAAGATGATCCGCTTCTGCCTGAAGTTGGCTGGTCTTGGCTCCTAGATTCTCTCTCAGCAGTAGGTTGCGAATTCAACGCCCCAAGCGGAACTGTCACGCGAGTTTCCAGCGCATCATTTGGAAAGCTTTCACCTCGAAATGATCAATCTGAAATCGAAATCCGCGCATCATGGAGTCCAATAATCAAAGAGAGCGCCGAGATGATTAAACATATCGATGCCTGGTGCAATCTCCTTGGCGAAGTTGCCGGACTTCCACCCATCGTCGAAGGCGTAGCGCCAATTTCTGCAGCACGACGTCGCGTATAA
- a CDS encoding HRDC domain-containing protein, translated as MSEDKSTTVEEVPATPTVVPLLAPANGIPPVVDTDLKFAAALAQLTSGRGPFAVDAERASGYKYSARAYLIQIKREGGGLHLIDPIPFGPNHKYFQELNTLLQSDEVILHASTQDLPCLRELGINPKQLFDTELGGRIAGLPRVGLGPLLESLMEVSLAKEHSAVDWSQRPLPQDWLNYAALDVELLIELRNQMYAILESSKKLKWAIEEFQSIIDAPAPPPRVDPWRRTSGMHKIKKRDQLAIVRALWTVRAEIAQEVDIAQGRLLSDAAIVEIATKAVEKPIKTKKDLEKVLRPIGLRARWFENTATWINAVTDALALPESQWPPVRTDSDSLPPIKIWRERFPERYAPLTHAKANIQLKANELVIPFENLITPEYVRRICWNSPKSGVAAALADLGARGWQIEIVAPILEAALLETEPLAIAESEPDSEAQAPEQV; from the coding sequence ATGAGTGAAGATAAATCAACTACCGTAGAAGAAGTCCCGGCAACGCCAACCGTAGTTCCGCTCTTAGCTCCCGCTAATGGCATCCCACCGGTAGTTGATACGGATCTGAAATTTGCAGCCGCTCTTGCTCAACTAACTTCAGGACGTGGCCCTTTTGCAGTCGATGCCGAACGAGCCTCCGGATATAAATACAGCGCCCGTGCTTATCTAATCCAGATTAAACGTGAAGGCGGCGGGCTTCACTTGATCGATCCGATTCCATTTGGACCAAACCATAAGTATTTTCAAGAGCTAAACACGCTTCTGCAGAGCGATGAAGTAATTCTGCACGCAAGTACTCAAGATCTTCCATGTTTGCGTGAACTTGGAATAAACCCAAAGCAACTCTTTGACACCGAACTTGGAGGGCGTATCGCAGGTCTGCCGCGAGTAGGACTCGGGCCACTACTTGAATCACTTATGGAAGTCTCGCTCGCCAAAGAGCATTCGGCAGTTGATTGGTCGCAGCGCCCCTTGCCCCAAGATTGGCTAAATTACGCCGCCCTTGATGTGGAACTTTTGATTGAACTTCGCAATCAGATGTATGCAATTCTTGAGAGTTCAAAGAAGCTCAAGTGGGCGATAGAAGAATTCCAATCGATTATTGATGCACCTGCTCCCCCACCACGCGTTGATCCTTGGCGTCGCACATCCGGGATGCATAAGATTAAAAAGCGCGATCAACTTGCAATCGTGCGAGCGCTCTGGACAGTCCGTGCCGAAATCGCTCAAGAAGTAGATATCGCACAAGGGCGTTTGTTATCAGATGCCGCAATCGTTGAGATTGCAACGAAAGCTGTTGAAAAACCAATTAAGACGAAGAAAGATTTAGAGAAGGTTCTGCGCCCGATTGGTCTGCGAGCGCGTTGGTTTGAAAATACCGCCACCTGGATTAACGCCGTCACCGATGCCCTTGCCTTGCCCGAGAGCCAATGGCCACCGGTGCGCACCGATAGCGACTCACTGCCTCCAATAAAGATCTGGCGCGAGCGCTTTCCTGAGAGATATGCCCCGCTCACCCATGCCAAGGCCAATATTCAATTAAAGGCCAATGAGCTAGTTATCCCCTTTGAGAACTTGATTACCCCTGAATATGTCCGCCGGATCTGCTGGAACTCCCCTAAATCAGGGGTAGCAGCCGCCCTAGCCGATCTCGGAGCCCGTGGGTGGCAGATCGAGATAGTTGCTCCGATCTTGGAAGCTGCCCTTTTAGAGACCGAACCCCTGGCTATCGCTGAGAGTGAGCCTGATTCCGAGGCGCAGGCTCCAGAACAGGTGTGA
- the efeU gene encoding iron uptake transporter permease EfeU encodes MLSTFIIALREGLEAALIVGILVAYIVRTDRRHFLKPLWTGVAAALAATFALGAFLSFTSAELSDRGEELFAGITSFIAVGLVTWMVFWMKRTARTLRNELHGKVDTALTGGPISLALVAFFAVAREGLETALFVYTNFKTVGAASTATVGLVLGLTLAVVLGYLIYNRSVKLDLSKFFTVTGVALIIVAAGVLSYGIHEFQELGWIPGVDDFLWDVTPWIAKESILASLLSGTVGFDTTTSFIQFIAWSAYLVAVLVPYLSKGKSQQSAPAAEQVKA; translated from the coding sequence ATGCTCAGCACATTCATTATCGCCCTACGCGAAGGCCTAGAAGCCGCGTTAATCGTTGGAATTCTCGTTGCCTACATCGTTCGCACAGATCGTCGCCATTTTCTTAAGCCGCTCTGGACAGGTGTTGCAGCCGCACTAGCTGCAACTTTTGCACTTGGCGCATTTCTCTCTTTCACCTCAGCTGAATTATCCGATCGCGGAGAAGAGCTATTTGCTGGCATCACATCTTTCATCGCAGTTGGACTTGTTACATGGATGGTCTTCTGGATGAAGCGCACAGCGCGCACACTTCGCAACGAGCTACATGGAAAAGTTGATACCGCACTCACTGGAGGCCCAATAAGCCTTGCTTTAGTGGCTTTTTTCGCTGTTGCCCGCGAAGGTTTAGAGACCGCGTTATTTGTTTACACTAACTTTAAAACAGTCGGCGCTGCATCAACTGCAACTGTTGGTTTAGTTCTTGGACTTACCTTGGCAGTTGTTCTTGGATATTTGATCTACAACCGTTCTGTAAAATTAGATCTCTCAAAATTCTTCACAGTAACTGGAGTTGCGCTAATCATCGTCGCAGCCGGCGTCTTGTCTTACGGCATCCATGAGTTCCAAGAACTTGGTTGGATTCCGGGCGTTGATGACTTCCTATGGGATGTAACTCCTTGGATCGCAAAGGAATCAATCTTGGCCTCGCTCCTAAGCGGCACCGTAGGCTTTGATACAACGACCTCCTTTATTCAATTTATCGCTTGGTCTGCCTATCTAGTAGCTGTCTTGGTCCCATACCTTTCAAAGGGTAAGAGCCAGCAGAGCGCGCCTGCCGCCGAGCAGGTGAAGGCTTAA
- a CDS encoding thiolase family protein: MSRTVVLVDAVRTPFGKAGSMYSGTRADDLMVRAMRGLLERNPKVSPDAIEDVAIAAATQTGDQGMNLGRSASLLAGLPVTVPGYSVDRWCAGAMTSMTTLAGAIAIGSIDIAIAGGVEHMGNHPIGDGLDPNPRFLAERIVEQDALAMGATAERLHDRFPQLTKERADRYAYNSQMKTAAAYAAGKIQRDLIPTAARIPEMGWGIATVDEPPRPTTTMEGLATLKTPFRAAGRVTPGNSSGLNDGATAALLASEDKAKELGLTIKAKLVSYAFAGVEPEVMGFGPVPSTIKALAKAGLKIEDIGAFEVNEAFAVQVIAFLDHFGIADDDPRVNPYGGAIAVGHPLASSGIRLALNLARAFEEHPEVRYGLTTMCIGLGMGGTVIWENPHFSGGSK, translated from the coding sequence ATGTCTCGCACCGTTGTCCTAGTTGATGCCGTTCGCACCCCATTCGGAAAAGCCGGAAGCATGTACTCCGGAACGCGCGCTGATGATTTGATGGTGCGCGCAATGCGTGGCCTACTAGAGCGCAACCCTAAAGTTTCGCCAGATGCGATTGAAGATGTCGCGATTGCTGCAGCAACGCAAACCGGCGATCAAGGAATGAACTTAGGGCGAAGCGCATCACTTTTAGCGGGGTTACCAGTCACTGTTCCAGGTTACTCAGTCGATCGTTGGTGTGCAGGCGCCATGACTTCGATGACGACCTTGGCCGGTGCAATTGCTATTGGATCAATCGATATTGCAATCGCTGGCGGCGTTGAACATATGGGAAATCATCCAATCGGTGATGGCCTTGATCCCAATCCACGTTTTCTTGCAGAGCGAATCGTTGAACAAGATGCGCTCGCCATGGGTGCAACCGCTGAACGTTTACATGATCGCTTTCCACAATTAACAAAAGAGCGCGCAGATCGCTATGCGTACAACTCACAGATGAAGACTGCAGCTGCATATGCTGCCGGAAAGATTCAGCGCGATTTGATTCCAACTGCCGCACGTATTCCTGAGATGGGTTGGGGTATTGCAACAGTTGATGAACCACCACGCCCAACGACAACTATGGAAGGCTTAGCAACGCTCAAAACTCCATTCCGCGCCGCCGGCCGCGTAACTCCAGGAAACTCATCAGGTTTAAATGATGGCGCAACTGCTGCGCTGCTTGCTAGCGAAGATAAAGCGAAAGAACTTGGGCTAACAATTAAAGCCAAGTTGGTTTCTTATGCATTTGCCGGTGTAGAACCAGAGGTAATGGGATTTGGACCGGTGCCTTCGACAATCAAAGCTCTTGCCAAGGCGGGTCTAAAGATTGAAGATATTGGCGCATTTGAAGTTAACGAAGCATTTGCTGTTCAGGTAATTGCATTTCTTGATCACTTTGGAATCGCCGATGATGACCCTCGTGTTAATCCTTATGGCGGCGCGATTGCAGTTGGCCACCCATTGGCTTCTTCCGGAATCCGTCTAGCGCTCAACCTGGCGCGCGCCTTTGAAGAGCACCCAGAAGTGCGTTATGGACTTACAACAATGTGTATTGGACTTGGCATGGGCGGCACCGTTATTTGGGAGAACCCACACTTTTCAGGAGGATCAAAGTAA